The nucleotide sequence AGCCTTGATGCGATTCACGAGGACAATCTCGCGTTTCTGGTAGACGCGATTGCCGCCGCGGTTCTTTTTGGGCCGCAGTTGGGGGAACTCCTTTTCCCAGAAGCGCAAGACATACGGCTTGACGTCGGTCATTTCGGCGACTTCAGAGATGGAGTAGTAGAGTTTATCTTCTTCGTTCTTCACGGACTCACGCTCGCAATCTGACGCTAACAATAGACCTCGCTCTTGAGTTCACGGTTCATCAGTTCGCTAACCGCCTGAGCGGGAGACTTGGAGTCAAACAAGACGGCGTAAACCTGACGGGTAATGGGCATATCAACCTGGAAGCGTTCGGCCAGGCGGACGGTTGCCCGCGTGGTCGGAACGCCTTCCGCAACCTGGGTCATCGAGCTGAGAATTTCGGGCAGACGTTCGCCGAGGCCGATGCGCTCACCGACCGAGCGGTTGCGGCTGAAGGACGAGATACAGGTGGTGACAAGGTCGCCCAAGCCCGAAAGTCCGGCAAAGGTTTCGGCGTCCGCACCCATCTTGAGGCCGAGGCGGGTCATTTCCGCCAGACCACGAGTCAGCAAGGCGCCGGTGGTGTTATCGCCGAGACGCAGGCCGTAGGTGATGCCGGCGGCCAGCGCGATGACGTTCTTGAGGGCACCGCCCAACTCGACGCCGATGACATCCTCGGAGGTGTAGACGCGGAACGACGGGGTCGAGAGCAGGTGCTGGACTTCGGTGCGGTTGGCGTGGTTCTTGCCGGCAGCGACCACGGAGGTGGGGATCGCGCGGGCGACCTCCTCGGCGTGGGACGGGCCGGAGACAACGACGAGACGATCGAGGATGTCATCGCCGAACACCTCGGCGATGACCTGCGACATGCGCTTAAGCGAGATCACCTCGATGCCTTTGGAGAGCGAGATCAGCAGCGGCACCGGTCGGCCGGTGGCGAGGATGCGTTCACAGATGTGGCGCACGTGCTGAGCCGGGATCGCAATAATCACGGCGTCGCGGTCGTTCATCACTTCATCGACGTCGTGGGTGATATGAATATCCTGGTGGATCTCGACGCCGCGCAATTTGGAGTTGTCGCGCCGGGTGAGGATCAGGTTGCGGACGGAGGTCGGGTCGTGCTTCCAGAGCGTGACATGGTGGTCGAGGCCGGCCAGAAGATTGGCGACGGCAATTCCCCATCCACCTGCTCCAAGAACCGAAACTCTGGCCATAGCACTCCGCACCAACGGGACAAACCGGAACAGACAAACTTAACGAGAGAGCTTACGCTCTTGACCCCGCAACAGTCGTCTGATGTTCGCTCGGTGCGTGAATAATATGAGCAGAGTCACGCCGAAGCAAGCGGAAAGTAAGAGGGTCGGGATATTTTTCGCCATTATGTACTTTTCGATTAGCACGATCAATGAAAGTGATACTCCAGCGCAGATCGAGCCGAGCGAGACAATGCGCGTGGCCGCGAAGACGACGGCGAAGACGCCGAAGCTCAGGGCGATTTCGAGCGGAAGCAGAATGAGGAACATCCCGAGCAAAGTGTTGACGCCTTTGCCACCGCGAAATCCGGCGAAGATCGGAAAGATATGACCGACGACAGCGGCGACACCGGCAACCAGGGGGAGCCAGTGAAGATCTGGTGCAAGCGACTTGGCAGCGATAACGGGCAGAGCACCTTTGAGGACATCGAGGACACCGGCAATGATTGCGGCGGGCAAGCCGGCAACGCGGTAGACGTTGGTGGCTCCGGCATTACCTGAACCGTGCTTGCGAACATCAACTCCAGCAAAGAGATAACCGACGATGACGGAGAAAGGGATTGAGCCGAGCAGGTAAGCGGCCACGATGATAAGAGCTGCTGAAAGCATAGGTAGCATGAGTTGGGGCGGGCCAGTAACCCGCCCCGAGTGTGTTGAGTCTGGTCAGGACAGCTACGAACCGGAGGATGTTGCTTGAGAGACGATCTTCTTCATCTGATCAAACAACTGCTCGAGTTCTTCTTTGCTGATTTTCTTGTCCGCGAGCGCCTTCTGGACATCTTGCGCCCATGCTTGCACTTCCGGAGTAATCTTGCCCGCTTGAGTTTGTTTCAGGACGACGTCTTTGAACTCGGCAAAGCGCGCCTTGACGTCATCGACGGTAAAGCCCTCCGGCAGGTTGTTTAATACTTCAGTTTCGAGCGAATCCACCGACTTCTTGATCAGGCTGGTCATGATCTCCGAGCAGTAGAAATAGCTCAGCACCAGTCCGCCCACTAAGATCGCCAGCAGGATGATCCCGACGATCATTACGATCTTGCAGCCCTTGCCCATAACTCTTGTCTCCTCCCGAAATGGATATCAGGTTTATCCGCGCGCAAGCTACTGCGCTCAGAGGAACGGAACAAGCAAGAAATGCGGGAAATGAAAACGGCGGACGAAGGATCGTCCGCCGAAAACTGGCGACAGGAAAGATCTGTCTATTCTTTGGCGGCCTTGGCGGCTTTCGCCTTGGCTTTCGGCTTTCCGGCTTTGGACTTCCCCGCCGACTTGCCGCCCGACTTGCCGGACGACTTAGCGGCTTTCTTCTTGGCACCGCCCTCGGTCTTCTCCACCGCTTCCGCGGGCTTGTCCATCAGCAGTTCCACGACCGAGAGTTCGGCCATATCGCCGCGG is from Candidatus Zixiibacteriota bacterium and encodes:
- a CDS encoding NAD(P)-dependent glycerol-3-phosphate dehydrogenase — protein: MARVSVLGAGGWGIAVANLLAGLDHHVTLWKHDPTSVRNLILTRRDNSKLRGVEIHQDIHITHDVDEVMNDRDAVIIAIPAQHVRHICERILATGRPVPLLISLSKGIEVISLKRMSQVIAEVFGDDILDRLVVVSGPSHAEEVARAIPTSVVAAGKNHANRTEVQHLLSTPSFRVYTSEDVIGVELGGALKNVIALAAGITYGLRLGDNTTGALLTRGLAEMTRLGLKMGADAETFAGLSGLGDLVTTCISSFSRNRSVGERIGLGERLPEILSSMTQVAEGVPTTRATVRLAERFQVDMPITRQVYAVLFDSKSPAQAVSELMNRELKSEVYC
- the plsY gene encoding glycerol-3-phosphate 1-O-acyltransferase PlsY, producing the protein MLSAALIIVAAYLLGSIPFSVIVGYLFAGVDVRKHGSGNAGATNVYRVAGLPAAIIAGVLDVLKGALPVIAAKSLAPDLHWLPLVAGVAAVVGHIFPIFAGFRGGKGVNTLLGMFLILLPLEIALSFGVFAVVFAATRIVSLGSICAGVSLSLIVLIEKYIMAKNIPTLLLSACFGVTLLILFTHRANIRRLLRGQERKLSR